In Rosa chinensis cultivar Old Blush chromosome 1, RchiOBHm-V2, whole genome shotgun sequence, a genomic segment contains:
- the LOC112173353 gene encoding putative mediator of RNA polymerase II transcription subunit 21, with protein MAASPPQSDAQLTLLPPPPPPPESDSQISSLLYEISQQVQAEMEDMLKSIREIDENSAQINEEIDKCKDSALEKKRGLDETKEQVEKAAYAVLQMLNNRA; from the exons ATGGCTGCGTCACCGCCTCAGTCCGATGCTCAGCTGACTCtcctccctcctcctcctcctccgccggaATCCGACTCTCAGATCTCTTCCCTTCTTTACG AGATTTCGCAACAAGTTCAAGCAGAAATGGAGGACATGCTCAAGTCGATCAG GGAAATTGATGAAAACTCTGCTCAGATAAATGAAGAGATTGACAAGTGCAAGGACTCTGCGCTCGAGAAGAAGAGAGGCTTAGACGAAACCAAAGAACAAGTCGAGAAAGCTGCTTATGCGGTTTTGCAGATGCTCAACAACAGAGCATAG
- the LOC121049211 gene encoding uncharacterized protein LOC121049211 isoform X1 encodes MLNLITNHAISHFRINSLAFSQIHRHLGHHPPSLIMTTRIMNSVSESLVSRLMQILMTITMMIGNSKLQNQRTRLATRIPSMMEGQIQESLFVGLRLRYNFSLVQKHILPAETRAFFFSMDILKDFITKHNFPNDVPDELVEDCSNWIIVDPLVI; translated from the exons ATGttaaatttaattacaaatcATGCCATCAGCCATTTTAGAATAAACTCTCTCGCTTTCTCTCAAATTCACCGGCATTTGGGTCACCATCCACCATCGTTGATAATGACGACGAGGATAATGAACTCAGTTTCCGAATCCCTAGTCAGCCGCCTCATGCAG ATTTTGATGACGATCACGATGATGATTGGGAATTCAAAGCTGCAAAACCAGAGAACTAGGTTGGCAACGAGAATTCCAAG TATGATGGAGGGTCAAATCCAGGAATCATTGTTCGTAGGCCTCAGGTTAAGGTACAATTTTAGCTTGGTTCAGAAACATATTCTACCAGCGGAGACAAGGGCATTCTTTTTTAGCATGGACATATTGAAGGACTTTATCACCAAACACAACTTTCCTAATGATGTCCCTGATGAACTTGTTGAAGACTGTTCTAACTGGATTATTGTAGATCCTCTTGTAATATAG
- the LOC121049211 gene encoding uncharacterized protein LOC121049211 isoform X2, translating into MAPLGWSGLPAISATRPTRSLSPAVISKTILNYDASFESQILMTITMMIGNSKLQNQRTRLATRIPSMMEGQIQESLFVGLRLRYNFSLVQKHILPAETRAFFFSMDILKDFITKHNFPNDVPDELVEDCSNWIIVDPLVI; encoded by the exons ATGGCGCCACTCGGCTGGAGCGGTCTTCCAGCGATTTCGGCGACTCGGCCTACTAGATCTCTGTCTCCGGCGGTAATTTCAAAAACTATTTTAAATTACGATGCCAGTTTTGAATCACAGATTTTGATGACGATCACGATGATGATTGGGAATTCAAAGCTGCAAAACCAGAGAACTAGGTTGGCAACGAGAATTCCAAG TATGATGGAGGGTCAAATCCAGGAATCATTGTTCGTAGGCCTCAGGTTAAGGTACAATTTTAGCTTGGTTCAGAAACATATTCTACCAGCGGAGACAAGGGCATTCTTTTTTAGCATGGACATATTGAAGGACTTTATCACCAAACACAACTTTCCTAATGATGTCCCTGATGAACTTGTTGAAGACTGTTCTAACTGGATTATTGTAGATCCTCTTGTAATATAG